The nucleotide sequence CGCTATGCTCTTTATCAGCTATCCTTAAAATTCCTGCATGGCTTTGGGTGTAGAAGAAGTTCTCAACTAAATATCTCAGCTTGCCTTCTTCAAGGGCTTTTCTCACAAGGGATATAACTTTTTCAGCAAACTCTAAAGAATTTTCCCCTTCTTCCCAGAGCAAAGGTGAATACATAGTGAAAGCTTTTTTGTGAAAATCATACAGCTTTAGAGAGCGGGTGTCAAAGGCATCAACACCAAGATAAACTGCCAAAGGATAAAAGAAAGGTTCTAAATCAGTGATTATCATTAAATTAGGATCTTTTTCCCTAATCATCCTCAAAGTCTGCACAAATCTGCGGTAGTCTTTAACCAAAATCTTTGAATTGCCCAAATAGACGGCGTCAAAGCTGTTGTTAGCTAAAATTTCATCTAAAAACCTCTCAAGCCTTTCAACATCTCTAATCGCTGGGAGATAAAAAGCGTTGAAGTTTGAATAATCAATGTTAGTTAAACGAGAAAACGCTTTTTCCACAATCTCGCTTGGCGTGTAAAAGCTTATCGGAATGGAAGGGGCTAGGTTGAAGTCATATTCAGAAAAGTCTTTCGGATAGAAGTAGGAATTGAAGGGAGATAATGTAAAGTCTACATTCACCAAAGCAGGTGTTCTGAAAGATTTATCCTTTAACCTAACTAACCCTAACCTTCCAGGACCTTCGTGTTTGAGGATTTCCATGAATCACACCAAGTTGTATCTCTGCAGCAGCAGAATTTCATCCAACGTGAGCTTTTCACCGCGCTTGAACTTCTCCAATGCCTCAACGGCTTTCTCGAATGTTGCGTCTCTCTTTGCTCTCATTCTTGCAACGAGCTTGTAAGCAATTAATTCCTTGTGCTTTTCATCGTATTCCATTATCCTTCTTTCGACTTCTCTGAGCTGTCTTCTGATTTCTCTTATTTTCTCTCTAAGTTCAACAACCTTCTGGTGGTATTCATCTGCTTCCTTCTTTATCTCATCTGCTTGCTGATAAGCTTTAATCATCTGCTCATGGAACTGCTGGCTTTGATTTGCTAGTTTCTGGATCTCCAAGCTTATTGCTCTTCTTGCCTTCTTCAAGCTCTCAACTTTTTTCCTAGTCTCCTGAAGCTTCTGATGAAATCTCTCAGCTTGCTGGATTATCTCAAGCTCCGTCGCTAAAACCTGAATCTGATCAACAATCTGCTTTTCTCTCTCGGGAGTTATGTTGGGATTAGTTTGCAACTCCCATTCGAGCTTCTCAATTCTCTCCTCAATTTTCTCCTTGGGCATTCTAAGCCTTCTCAGCTGATTATATTCATCTCTCTTAGTTCTATACTCAAGGATCTCCTGATAAAGAAGGTCAAGCTTTGCATTGATTTCTTCCCTGTTCTTCTTAAGCTCTTGTATCTGTTTGTTTACTTCATCTCTCTTTTGCTTGTATTCTCTAGCCTTTTGTCTAAGCTGCTTAACCTCATTATTCTTTTCATCTCTCTTCTGTATCCAAATATTCAACTCCTTTTGAAGCTCCTCAAGCTTGGCTTGAATTTCTCTCTTCTCCTTTTCAAGAGCTTCAATCTCTGCTTTTATTCTCTTAATTTCCTCTGGATCTACTTTTACTTGCATGGTATCTTCCCCTTCCCCAATTTTAGAACAGTTACTCATTCTCTCACCCTTATTTAAGCCTCGCTATGTGAAAAGTAAGAAGTAAATAAAAACTTTTTGGCTCCAAATGGAGAGTTTATAAATTTGGTTAATCTAAAACTGCCAGAGTAAGGTTTATTTTATATTATTTACACTGAGCTTTCTGTTGTTAAAGAATAAGCAGAAGTAATGCTTTAAAAAGTTAAAAGCGCTAAAAAGCTC is from Thermococcus paralvinellae and encodes:
- a CDS encoding coiled-coil protein; amino-acid sequence: MQVKVDPEEIKRIKAEIEALEKEKREIQAKLEELQKELNIWIQKRDEKNNEVKQLRQKAREYKQKRDEVNKQIQELKKNREEINAKLDLLYQEILEYRTKRDEYNQLRRLRMPKEKIEERIEKLEWELQTNPNITPEREKQIVDQIQVLATELEIIQQAERFHQKLQETRKKVESLKKARRAISLEIQKLANQSQQFHEQMIKAYQQADEIKKEADEYHQKVVELREKIREIRRQLREVERRIMEYDEKHKELIAYKLVARMRAKRDATFEKAVEALEKFKRGEKLTLDEILLLQRYNLV